The Candidatus Omnitrophota bacterium region TACCGAGCTTTTCCATAACGGCGGCTTCATCGGTAAAGACTTGTTTTCCGGCGAGAAGTTTTTTGATTTTCTCCAAATGTCCGGTCTTAAAAGCCTGCGGTGTTGCCGCCTGGAAAAGCTTTGTCCTGTCGAGGGTGCTCTTCACAAAACCCCCGTTCACTTCCTTCACTGTATCGGTTATCTGTTCCGCCGCAATGGCGGCGCCGTAAGCGCCGGCGGCGCTTAAAACCGATTTTACAACGGCATCCGTTATAAAAGGCCGGGCGCTATCGTGCGCAAGAATAGTGTTAAAATTTTTTCCGAGACGGGAAATGCCCTTCAAAAGCGAATCCTGTCTCCTTTTTCCACCCGTGGTAATTTTCAGTTTTGAGTTTTTGACTTTTATTTTTCCCGCGAATCCGCGCGGAACAACAAGTATCACCTCATCAATGAG contains the following coding sequences:
- the ispD gene encoding 2-C-methyl-D-erythritol 4-phosphate cytidylyltransferase, producing MPDLIMTGTDFRPSCAVLLASGKGSRTGFSRPKQFVKIAGKELYRHSLDVLLNSPLIDEVILVVPRGFAGKIKVKNSKLKITTGGKRRQDSLLKGISRLGKNFNTILAHDSARPFITDAVVKSVLSAAGAYGAAIAAEQITDTVKEVNGGFVKSTLDRTKLFQAATPQAFKTGHLEKIKKLLAGKQVFTDEAAVMEKLGMPVKIISVGRCNMKVTEKEDFTLAENLLEKNAKRLNRRR